A window of Fragaria vesca subsp. vesca linkage group LG7, FraVesHawaii_1.0, whole genome shotgun sequence contains these coding sequences:
- the LOC101303867 gene encoding uncharacterized protein LOC101303867: MYEIAKEQISDTDVKDAFQQFKTSAVSQHPDFKHDLQLVEGGSTGVASKYIGFLREIGRKGKPHHILAAILPAMRTYRYLGWFLNQYATSKHPFFKWISTYWSYEFDMSVKNMEHIVDKLVVRPGKKQVKNLFRISFRAKRLVAEIFHALMKPTIVPLMHNHPDMVLFVGFDINAAEDIDHPVEESDGFINEDTGWCSGLFETTSALTRKSVRKRETAEEKKENDEYEHTVDVLRTVSQFLNQKYEACIKAITPVVSVGYSFSNLSEEFKKLTECEKEANEELMKSSLLKGLKEKHIKQFGERFSFHRLCWDVLSKFGNRATVISSSWCGGNVVREVINKGVLKEHFKMAFLEQVAVHGNELCFEQSSCTGDFQIKVHSAMDKVRIFLDNVERECGLTIYVGESLNDLLAMMKADIGIIINPNSRLLTVAPQFGIECVPLYLGLLNKLKLAKTSEQEEGGQSIWREDSGVLYTVNKWEQLYIFLFGVPEEPKKWKFWEKESTTDDDDDCWSSGIFKDYKDPLANTSEDPSASLEDEDDIFAEDDHEDYLTDDEIPFVNDPDSDFEDEDSS, encoded by the exons ATGTATGAAATAGCAAAGGAGCAGATATCTGATACAGATGTAAAAGATGCATTTCAGCAGTTCAAAACAAGTGCTGTTTCCCAGCACCCTGATTTTAAACATGATTTGCAGCTTGTAGAAGGAGGTAGTACTGGGGTAGCATCAAAATACATTGGTTTCTTAAGGGAGATAGGCAGAAAAGGCAAACCTCATCACATTTTGGCTGCTATTTTGCCAGCTATGAGGACATATAGATACCTTGGATGGTTTTTGAATCAATATGCCACCAGCAAACATCCCTTCTTTAAATGGATTTCCACGTATTGGTCTTACGAATTTGACATGTCTGTCAAGAATATGGAGCACATTGTTGACAAATTAGTTGTGAGGCCAGGGAAGAAACAAGTAAAAAACCTTTTCCGCATCTCCTTCAGAGCTAAGCGACTTGTGGCAGAGATCTTTCATGCCCTAATGAAACCAACCATCGTACCACTGATGCATAACCATCCTGATATGGTCTTATTTGTTGGTTTTGATATCAATGCTGCTGAAGATATCGATCATCCAGTTGAAGAGAGTGATGGATTCATTAACGAAGATACTGGATGGTGCTCTGGTTTATTTGAAACCACATCTGCATTAACTAGAAAGTCTGTCAGGAAGAGGGAAACAGCTGAAGAAAAGAAGGAAAATGATGAATATGAACATACTGTTGATGTGTTGCGCACTGTTTCTCAATTTCTGAATCAAAAGTATGAGGCATGCATTAAAGCGATTACCCCTGTGGTGAGTGTTGGTTATTCATTTTCTAATCTCTCAGAAGAATTTAAGAAGCTCACAGAGTGTGAGAAGGAAGCCAATGAAGAGCTTATGAAGTCCAGCTTGCTTAAAGGACTCAAGGAAAAACATATCAAGCAATTTGGTGAACGCTTTTCATTTCACCGTCTCTGCTGGGATGTCCTCAGCAAATTTGGAAACAGAGCAACTGTAATATCTTCCTCGTGGTGTGGAGGAAACGTTGTCAGGGAGGTTATTAACAAGGGTGTTCTTAAAGAACATTTTAAGA TGGCTTTTTTGGAGCAAGTTGCAGTGCATGGGAATGAACTTTGCTTTGAACAAAGTAGCTGTACAGGTGATTTCCAAATAAAAGTGCACTCAGCAATGGACAAGGTTCGTATCTTTCTGGATAACGTTGAGAGAGAATGTGGCCTTACAATTTATGTGGGCGAATCGTTGAATGATCTCCTAGCCATGATGAAAGCAGACATTGGAATAATAATTAACCCCAATTCAAGGCTGTTAACAGTGGCACCTCAGTTTGGTATAGAATGTGTCCCACTATACCTTGGTCTTCTTAACAAGTTAAAGTTAGCGAAGACAAGCGAGCAAGAAGAAGGAGGCCAATCTATATGGAGGGAAGATTCTGGAGTTCTTTACACAGTCAACAAGTGGGAGCAACTGTACATCTTTTTATTTGGTGTTCCTGAGGAACCAAAGAAATGGAAGTTTTGGGAAAAG GAAAGCACTACGGATGATGATGATGACTGTTGGTCCTCTGGTATTTTTAAAGACTACAAG GATCCATTGGCAAACACTTCGGAGGATCCATCGGCAAGCTTGGAAGATGAAGATGATATCTTCGCTGAGGATGATCATGAAGATTACTTGACTGATGATGAGATTCCTTTTGTGAATGATCCTGATTCTGATTTTGAGGATGAAGACTCATCTTAG
- the LOC101302699 gene encoding uncharacterized protein LOC101302699 has product MEATAAARGGSMPAMTQQAAQTRKQWRAVSEHRNEELEQSKLGHSDERTIYEGREPVDVDFCSISMDGTLDHDLLQQRLRDIVRQREELQHMETDLRAQMIARSEIMEIQNNFDAQLKDHANVASKLQEQLHEKEQAIHDLERKLEEKDRELHATKLDNEAAWAKEGLLREQNKELATFRRERDHSEAERAQHIQQLHDLQEHIQEKERQLIELQEQHRLAQEAILYKDEQLNEAQAWISRVQEMDALQSSTLQNQLREHTEHYNQLWLGCQRQFAEMERHHMHTVQQLQLELADARQRSGTYTDESRVANSTSKDASQFGRNNGNQIEMNMSNGNTGALPNGNPEDVSSFSSTVNASNQVDHVPSVPIGPSSLLGMPPFLPPGQVTGMHPFVLHQPGVPHSMPAQVPQSHVGNFHSIPAMSSLQQWQNQQAPSENLQIPSQTEPPTSQNEQNLMRSDAKYDYETSVNGQSFHQDYLDVQIRQGAEPEPVISSSPIEVQVLESINSSYLVSPQTDQSLQQISSQFTDSLRLDSIEKTSETKAHEQNAQTLTDHELDGQVLMAEKPNSATNSSKSDTAVHSVNLNEIGMNNTPSTGLPESFVSTGHTSAPSVGRNLEAALLDERSLLACMVRTIPAGGRIRISSTLPNRLGKMLAPLHWHDYKKKYGKLDDFVAAHTELFVIEGDYVQLREGAQEMIAATAAVARVAAAAAAASPYSAGLPSVAVTPVAQTHRLKKNQQLNGVSFGVSGGMSNVKILSKSKDMNGPDSTPGQSSVLLNGGNGAPLDRLMANGRPSSNFVGKQHGRMTNPAYNSNRR; this is encoded by the exons ATGGAGGCTACGGCCGCCGCGCGCGGTGGTTCCATGCCGGCGATGACGCAGCAAGCAGCTCAGACGCGCAAGCAGTGGCGCGCCGTGTCGGAGCATCGGAACGAG GAGCTGGAACAATCGAAGTTAGGCCACTCTGATGAGAGAACAATATATGAG GGAAGAGAGCCAGTTGATGTAGACTTTTGTTCGATCTCCATGGATGGGACTTTGGACCATGACCTCTTGCAGCAGCGGCTTCGTGATATTGTCAGGCAAAGAGAGGAACTTCAGCATATGGAGACTGACCTTAGAGCTCAAATGATTGCAAGATCTGAGATAATGGAAATTCAAAATAACTTTGATGCTCAACTAAAGGACCATGCTAATGTTGCTTCCAAGCTTCAG GAGCAACTCCATGAAAAGGAACAGGCCATACATGATTTGGAGAGGAAATTAGAAGAAAAAGATAGAGAGCTGCATGCTACCAAGTTAGACAATGAAGCG GCCTGGGCTAAAGAGGGCCTTCTTAGAGAACAGAACAAAGAATTAGCAACTTTCAG AAGAGAGCGTGACCATTCAGAAGCTGAAAGAGCCCAGCATATACAGCAATTACATGATCTTCAAGAACATATTCAAGAAAAAGAGAGGCAACTTATTGAGTTGCAGGAGCAG CATAGGCTTGCTCAAGAAGCCATTCTATATAAGGATGAACAACTGAATGAAGCCCAAGCTTGGATCTCTCGTGTTCAAGAAATGGATGCTTTGCAGTCATCTACACTTCAAAATCAGTTGCGGGAACATACGGAACACTATAATCAGCTCTGGCTTGGTTGTCAAAGACAG TTTGCAGAAATGGAGAGACATCATATGCATACCGTACAACAGCTTCAGCTTGAGTTAGCTGATGCCAGACAAAGAAGTGGAACTTACACTGATGAATCACGTGTAGCAAATTCAACTTCAAAGGATGCATCTCAGTTTGGTCGGAACAATGGAAACCAGATTGAAATGAATATGTCAAATGGAAATACAGGGGCCCTCCCAAATGGGAATCCAGAGGATGTTTCATCGTTTTCTTCAACTGTCAATGCATCAAATCAG GTTGATCATGTTCCTAGTGTTCCAATTGGTCCTTCGTCTCTACTTGGGATGCCTCCCTTTCTTCCACCTGGACAGGTGACTGGTATGCATCCATTTGTTCTGCATCAACCTGGGGTTCCCCATTCCATGCCAGCACAGGTTCCTCAATCACATGTGGGGAATTTTCACTCAATACCCGCAATGTCATCTCTCCAACAGTGGCAGAACCAACAG GCCCCGTCTGAGAATTTGCAGATACCTTCACAAACTGAACCTCCAACTTCCCAAAATGAACAAAACCTGATGAGATCAGATGCAAAGTATGACTATGAAACTTCTGTTAATGGGCAATCATTTCATCAAGACTATTTGGATGTTCAAATTCGCCAAGGGGCAGAGCCTGAACCTGTGATATCATCTTCCCCCATTGAAGTACAG GTTCTTGAGTCAATTAATAGCAGTTACTTGGTCTCACCCCAAACTGATCAGAGCCTCCAACAAATTTCTTCCCAATTTACTGATTCTTTGAGATTGGATTCTATTGAGAAGACCAGTGAAACCAAG GCACATGAGCAGAATGCTCAGACCTTGACTGATCATGAGTTGGACGGACAAGTTTTAATGGCAGAGAAACCAAATTCTGCTACCAATTCCTCAAAGTCTGACACCGCGGTCCATTCAGTCAATCTCAATGAAATTGGAATGAATAATACCCCTAGTACAGGTTTGCCTGAATCCTTTGTCTCAACTGGGCACACCAGTGCACCATCAGTTGGAAGGAATTTGGAGGCTGCTCTCCTAGATGAAAGGTCTTTGTTGGCTTGCATGGTTCGGACAATACCAGCTGGTGGTAGAATTCGGATCAGTTCAACG CTGCCAAATAGGCTTGGAAAGATGCTTGCACCTTTACACTGGCATGATTACAAGAAAAAGTATGGAAAGCTAGATGACTTTGTTGCTGCTCATACTGAA CTATTTGTGATTGAAGGGGACTATGTTCAGCTGCGAGAAGGAGCTCAAGAGATGATAGCAGCTACAGCCGCCGTTGCCAGAGTTGCTGCTGCAGCAGCAGCAGCATCCCCCTACTCCGCAGGTTTGCCTTCTGTGGCTGTGACTCCAGTGGCACAGACTCACCGCTTAAAGAAG AATCAGCAATTAAATGGTGTATCTTTTGGTGTTTCGGGAGGTATGTCGAACGTAAAGATTTTGAGCAAATCCAAGGATATGAATGGCCCTGATTCTACTCCCGGCCAGTCATCTGTACTTCTGAATGGTGGAAATGGAGCTCCTCTTGATAGATTGATGGCCAATGGTCGGCCTAGCTCAAATTTTGTTGGGAAACAGCATGGCAG GATGACTAACCCTGCGTATAACTCCAATAGAAGATA
- the LOC101304150 gene encoding putative F-box/LRR-repeat protein 23-like — protein sequence MAEPSNKTQRQDWIDLPEEITASILSRLGAIEILVTAVYVCTTWRIICMDPRNWLTIDMRDDLVYGEWPSRYPMDKLCRKAIDLSCGNLVDISVHNFCSDDLLKYITDSCRGIKRLCFVLSDITNDGLVEAAPKLPLLEELELSHCNYRFDIPYFEDTPQGNLEVIGRFCPLLKSLKLNRHNTKMFFVGWDGDALAIAETMHGLHHLQLFGNKLTSNGLRAILDGRPLLESLDLRHCWHINLDGECLHHFGLKLHEELKRSCIDRIKNLRLPHDSKHDYERLAARNLVHKEFVKESEH from the exons ATGGCCGAACCCTCAAACAAAACCCAGCGACAAGACTGGATCGACCTCCCTGAAGAAATCACAGCTTCTATACTGTCACGGCTGGGAGCCATCGAGATTCTGGTGACCGCTGTGTACGTGTGTACGACATGGCGCATAATCTGCATGGACCCTAGAAACTGGCTCACCATCGACATGCGTGACGATTTGGTCTATGGCGAGTGGCCCTCGCGGTACCCGATGGACAAGTTGTGTAGGAAAGCCATTGATCTTAGCTGTGGCAACCTCGTCGACATCAGTGTGCACAACTTCTGCTCCGATGATCTGCTTAAGTATATCACTGATAG CTGTAGGGGAATCAAACGGCTCTGTTTTGTGCTTTCTGACATAACAAATGATGGACTGGTTGAAGCGGCTCCGAAGCTGCCGCTGCTGGAGGAACTTGAACTTTCACACTGCAACTACAGATTCGACATTCCTTACTTCGAAGACACACCACAAGGCAATCTTGAAGTGATTGGCCGTTTTTGCCCTCTTTTGAAATCATTGAAATTGAACAGGCACAACACTAAAATGTTTTTTGTAGGATGGGATGGCGATGCACTTGCTATAGCAGAAACAATGCATGGTTTACACCACCTTCAGCTTTTCGGAAACAAGCTCACTAGCAATGGCTTGCGCGCCATCCTTGATGGCCGTCCGCTGCTTGAGTCACTTGATCTGCGACATTGTTGGCATATTAATCTGGATGGGGAGTGCTTACATCATTTTGGTCTTAAACTGCATGAAGAATTGAAAAGAAGTTGCATTGATCGTATTAAAAACTTGCGGCTTCCTCATGATTCTAAACATGACTATGAACGTCTTGCCGCACGAAATCTTGTCCACAAGGAGTTTGTGAAGGAATCTGAGCACTGA
- the LOC101293527 gene encoding uncharacterized protein LOC101293527, with translation MNQPKRPNPTSLPSDLDPSSPAKKSKTNGSDQENGSDLESSLAELGWTPEDLLLTPEERAEKAWTAYFAKRDPSLSKAFRKVELPESLPEGCAWGSYVPGSGQKKFVYVICCYNCGARGAHLTDDCPDKDTDEAKEFRRECLTLRVPSSGHETKPENK, from the exons ATGAACCAACCGAAGAGGCCGAACCCCACATCCTTACCATCGGACTTGGACCCCTCATCCCCCGCCAAGAAGTCGAAGACGAACGGCTCCGATCAAGAAAACGGCTCCGACCTAGAATCTTCATTAGCCGAACTAGGTTGGACTCCCGAAGATCTATTACTCACGCCAGAAGAACGGGCCGAAAAGGCTTGGACGGCCTATTTTGCGA AGAGAGATCCTAGTCTCAGTAAAGCCTTTCGAAAAGTGGAACTACCAGAATCTTTACCTGAGGGATGTGCATGGGGTTCTTATGTCCCTGGGAGTGGACAAAAAAAATTTGTTTATGTGATATGTTGCTATAACTGTGGCGCGCGTGGTGCTCACTTGACTGATGACTGCCCAGATAAGGATACTGATGAGGCTAAGGAGTTCAGGAGGGAATGTCTCACCCTCAGAGTCCCGTCTTCTGGTCATGAGACAAAGCCCGAGAACAAGTAA
- the LOC101304436 gene encoding putative F-box/LRR-repeat protein 23-like, producing MAEPSNKTQRQDWIDLPEEITASILSRLGAIEILVTAVYVCTTWRRICMDPRNWLTIDMRDDSLYGKSSSSRYQMDMLCRKAVDLSCGNLVGISVHNFGSDDLLKHITDSCRGIKRLCFVLSNITTNGLIEAAPKLPLLEELELSHCNYRLDIPPFEHTRHANVEVIGRCCPRLKSLKLNKYNTKWFFLGWDGDAHAVAETMHGLHHLQLFGNKLTSKDLRAILDGCPLLETLDLRHCWHINLGRDRSGHFGLELDEELKTRCLDGIKNLRLPHDSKHDYERLAARKFVDNEFVEESMDWEF from the exons ATGGCCGAACCCTCAAACAAAACCCAGCGACAAGACTGGATCGACCTCCCTGAAGAAATCACAGCTTCTATACTGTCACGGCTGGGAGCCATCGAGATCCTGGTGACCGCTGTGTACGTGTGTACGACATGGCGCAGAATCTGCATGGACCCTAGAAACTGGCTCACCATCGACATGCGCGACGATTCGCTTTATGGCAAGTCGTCCTCCTCGCGGTACCAGATGGACATGTTGTGTAGGAAAGCCGTTGATCTTAGCTGTGGCAACCTCGTGGGGATCAGTGTTCACAACTTCGGCTCCGACGATCTCCTTAAGCATATCACTGACAG TTGTAGGGGAATCAAACGGCTCTGTTTTGTGTTGTCTAACATAACAACTAATGGACTGATTGAAGCAGCTCCAAAGCTGCCGCTGTTGGAGGAACTTGAACTTTCACACTGCAACTACAGACTCGATATTCCTCCCTTCGAACACACACGACATGCCAATGTTGAAGTGATTGGCCGTTGTTGCCCTCGTTTGAAATCATTGAAATTGAACAAGTACAACACTAAATGGTTTTTTCTTGGGTGGGATGGCGATGCACATGCTGTAGCAGAAACAATGCATGGTTTACACCACCTTCAGCTTTTCGGAAATAAGCTCACTAGCAAGGACTTGCGCGCCATTCTTGATGGCTGTCCGCTGCTTGAGACACTTGATCTGCGACATTGTTGGCATATTAATCTGGGTCGGGATCGCTCCGGCCATTTTGGTCTCGAACTGGATGAAGAATTAAAAACAAGATGCCTTGATGGTATTAAAAACTTGCGGCTTCCTCATGATTCTAAACATGACTATGAACGTCTTGCCGCACGAAAATTTGTCGACAACGAGTTCGTGGAGGAATCTATGGACTGGGAATTCTAA
- the LOC101292639 gene encoding uncharacterized protein LOC101292639, whose amino-acid sequence MNQPKRLNPTSLPSDLDPSSPAKKLKTNGSDQENGSDLEASLAELGWTPDDLLLKPEEQAEKFWTAYYAKRDPSRSEAFREVELPESLPEGCAWGSYVPGSGKKQFVYVICCYNCGARGAHLTDDCPDKDTEEAKEFRRENFTLRVPSSGHETKPENK is encoded by the exons ATGAACCAACCGAAGAGGCTGAACCCCACATCCTTACCATCGGATTTGGACCCCTCATCCCCCGCCAAGAAGTTGAAGACTAACGGCTCCGACCAAGAAAACGGCTCCGACCTAGAAGCCTCCTTAGCCGAACTAGGTTGGACTCCCGACGATCTATTACTCAAGCCAGAAGAACAGGCCGAAAAGTTTTGGACGGCCTATTATGCGA AGAGAGATCCTAGTCGCAGTGAAGCCTTTAGAGAAGTGGAACTTCCAGAATCTTTACCTGAGGGATGTGCATGGGGTTCTTATGTCCCTGGGAGTGGAAAAAAACAATTTGTTTATGTGATATGTTGCTATAACTGTGGCGCGCGTGGTGCTCATTTGACTGATGACTGCCCAGATAAGGATACTGAAGAGGCTAAGGAGTTCAGGAGGGAAAATTTCACCCTCAGAGTCCCGTCTTCTGGTCATGAGACAAAGCCCGAGAACAAGTAA
- the LOC101304726 gene encoding CDPK-related kinase 4-like — protein sequence MGHCCSKSAAVSVANNNHDSSTSTAVPVPPSKQAPVAPSPVAGDVRNTPSHSFTASPFPSPLPAGVAPSPARTPGRKFRWPLPPPSPAKPIMAAFRRLREARPIPEENNQAAAEVEEGGGERGLDKSFGYAKNFGAKFELVKEVGRGHFGHTCSAKGKKGELKGQSVAVKIISKAKMTTAIAIEDVRREVKILKALSGHKNLVKFYDAFEDANNVYIVMELCEGGELLDKILSRGGRYTEDDAKVIVVQILSVVAYCHLQGVVHRDLKPENFLFATKEEDSPMRVIDFGLSDFIRPDQRLNDIVGSAYYVAPEVLHRSYSVEADMWSIGVITYILLCGSRPFWARTESGIFRSVLRADPNFDDTPWPTVSPEAKDFVKRLLNKDHRKRMTAAQALTHPWLRDERRAVPLDLLIYKLVKSYVRATPFRRAAIKALSKAITEDELYYLRAQFALLEPKHGYVSLDNFRTALMKNATDAMKESRVHDIINVMEPLSHKKLDFEEFCVAAVSTYQLEALEGWEKIASTAFECFEREGNRVISVEELAQEMNLGPTSYPLLKDWIRTSDRKLSFLGYTKFLHGVIIRTSNTRHR from the exons ATGGGGCATTGCTGCAGCAAAAGCGCCGCCGTCTCGGTGGCCAACAACAACCACGACTCCTCCACCTCCACCGCCGTCCCCGTCCCGCCGTCAAAACAGGCGCCGGTGGCCCCTAGCCCCGTCGCCGGCGATGTGCGGAACACTCCGTCACACTCATTCACCGCCTCTCCGTTCCCGAGCCCGCTCCCGGCCGGAGTCGCGCCGTCGCCGGCGAGGACTCCAGGGAGGAAGTTCCGGTGGCCGCTTCCGCCTCCGTCTCCGGCGAAGCCGATCATGGCGGCGTTTCGGCGGCTGAGGGAGGCGAGGCCGATACCGGAGGAGAATAATCAGGCGGCGGCGGAGGTGGAGGAGGGAGGAGGAGAGAGAGGGCTGGATAAGAGCTTTGGGTATGCGAAGAACTTTGGGGCGAAATTTGAGCTGGTGAAGGAGGTAGGGCGAGGGCATTTTGGTCATACGTGCTCGGCGAAGGGAAAGAAGGGAGAGCTTAAGGGTCAGTCTGTGGCTGTCAAGATCATTTCCAAAGCAAAG ATGACAACAGCAATAGCTATTGAAGATGTCCGTAGGGAGGTGAAAATACTGAAAGCATTATCTGGACATAAGAATCTGGTCAAGTTTTACGACGCATTTGAGGATGCCAATAATGTCTACATAGTAATGGA GTTGTGTGAAGGTGGAGAACTACTAGATAAAATTTTGTCCAG GGGTGGAAGATACACTGAAGATGATGCTAAAGTTATTGTTGTGCAAATTTTAAGTGTTGTTGCCTATTGTCATCTTCAAGGTGTGGTGCATCGTGATCTAAAGCCAGAG AATTTCCTTTTTGCCACTAAAGAAGAGGATTCTCCGATGAGGGTTATTGATTTTGGTCTCTCTGATTTCATTAGGCCTG ATCAGCGCCTCAATGATATTGTTGGCAGTGCATACTATGTTGCACCTGAAGTGCTACATAGATCCTACAGTGTTGAAGCAGATATGTGGAGCATAGGTGTAATAACATATATTTTGCTATGTGGAAGTAGACCTTTCTGGGCACGTACTGAATCAGGAATCTTCCGCTCGGTGCTAAGAGCTGATCCTAATTTTGATGATACACCTTGGCCCACAGTGTCCCCAGAAGCCAAAGATTTTGTCAAGAGGCTTCTGAACAAGGATCACAGAAAAAGAATGACTGCTGCTCAAGCTTTGA CTCACCCATGGCTACGGGATGAAAGACGAGCTGTGCCTTTAGATTTATTAATCTACAAGTTGGTTAAGTCGTATGTTCGTGCCACACCTTTCAGGCGTGCCGCAATAAAG GCTCTTTCCAAGGCTATAACAGAAGATGAGCTCTACTATCTTAGGGCTCAGTTTGCGCTCTTGGAACCCAAACATGGATACGTGTCCCTTGATAATTTCAGAACG GCTCTCATGAAAAATGCAACTGATGCCATGAAGGAGTCAAGGGTTCATGACATCATAAATGTG ATGGAGCCACTTTCGCACAAGAAATTGGACTTTGAAGAGTTCTGCGTTGCTGCAGTAAGTACATATCAGCTAGAAGCTCTTGAAGGGTGGGAGAAGATTGCAAGTACGGCATTTGAGTGTTTTGAAAGGGAAGGAAACCGGGTCATCTCTGTTGAGGAGTTGGCACAG GAAATGAATCTGGGTCCTACATCTTACCCTTTACTCAAAGACTGGATCAGAACTTCGGATCGGAAACTTAGCTTCCTTGGATACACCAAATTTTTGCATGGTGTGATAATACGTACTTCCAATACTAGACACAGATAA
- the LOC101294114 gene encoding auxin-induced protein 10A5-like — protein MGLLGSGGGDKVHHHHQSQLSFQFLKKEATDIPKGCMAVMVGEEQKRFVIPVAHINHPLFYHLLKEAEKEYGFDHDGPITIPCHVEEFLAVEGEICKEKSAVNDEEHHHHHHHHHVWCFKAM, from the coding sequence ATGGGCCTCCTCGGCAGCGGCGGCGGTGACAAAGTTCACCACCACCACCAGAGCCAGCTGAGCTTTCAGTTTCTGAAGAAAGAAGCGACGGACATCCCAAAAGGGTGTATGGCGGTGATGGTGGGCGAGGAGCAGAAGAGGTTTGTGATCCCGGTGGCTCACATCAACCACCCGCTGTTCTATCACCTTCTCAAGGAAGCGGAGAAGGAGTACGGTTTCGACCACGACGGTCCGATCACCATCCCTTGTCACGTAGAGGAGTTCCTCGCCGTGGAGGGGGAGATCTGCAAGGAGAAGTCGGCAGTCAACGATGAGGAGCACCACCACCATCACCACCATCACCATGTGTGGTGTTTCAAGGCTATGTGA